Below is a window of Pseudomonas sp. B21-040 DNA.
CATGCTCCAGCGATTCAATCACCAGGAGGCCCGCGCCTTCGCCCATCACAAAGCCGTCACGCCCACTGTCGAACGGCCGGGAAGCGCGCTCCGGGGTGTCGTTGTAACCGCTGGACAAGGCCCGCGCCGCCGCGAACCCGGCCAGACTGACCCGATCAATCGAAGCCTCGGCGCCGCCACACACGGCAATGTCCGCTTCACCACAACGAATCAACCGAGCGGCATCACCGATCGCTTGCACCCCGGCCGCACATGCCGTCACCGGGGCGCCCAGCGGGCCCTTGAATCCGTGCTGGATCGACACATGTCCCGCCGCGAGATTGACCAGAAACGAAGGAATGGTGAAGGGCGACAATCGTCGTGGACCACGACTGTCGGTGGTGCGCACCGCGTCGGCAATCGCGCCGAATCCGCCGACCCCTGAACCGATGATGGTTGCGGTACGTTCCTGGGCTTGCGCGTCCAGCGCCTGCCAACCCGCCTGCTCCAACGCCTGCCGTGCGGCCTCCATGGCAAACAGAATGAAGCGGTCCATCTTCTTCTGCTCTTTGGGTGGGGTCGCCCGATCCGGGTCAAAACCCGCCTCGGCATCCTCCTCGGCAGTTGGCACCACACCGCCCACCTTTGCCGGCAAATCGGCGACCACCTCGTCCGGCAAATTCCGCAGCCCGGAACGTCCGGCCAACAGACGCTCCCAGACAGCCTCTACACCGCTACCCAATGGAGACACCAGGCCCATGCCGGTGACAACTACTCGACGATCACTCATGCCGTAATTACCTCAATACGATTGAAGGTGTTTCATTTGTAACGCGCGGCGGCGGTACTTTTGGAAAGATTCGGCGCCATGACCAGGCGGGCCTTTACAAAGTCGTCCCAGTCCGAGGCGTTCGGCAACGATGGAATGGTGATCAGTTCACCTTGGTCCAGGCCGGATAACGCCGCATCAACCATTTCACCGGCTTCCATGACCATCTCCGCCGGAATCTGGCTGGCGTCGATGCCGGAGCGTTCCCAGATTTCGGTGCGCGTGACACCCGGCAACACGGCCTGGACCTTGACCCCGGTGCCATCCAGTTCGGCATTCAAGGATTGGGTCAGGCTTAACACATACGCTTTACTGGCGCTGTAGGTCGCATTGAAGCGCTCGGGAAACAAGGCCACCACCGACGCGATATTGATAATTGAACCCCGTCCCGCCTTGGCAAAACCCGCGGCTGCCGCCGATGCCAGGCGTGTGACTGTAGTGACATTCAGTTGGATCAGCTTTTCCAGATAATCCATGTCGGCATTCGCGAGGAGACCATCCGACGCGACGCCAGCGTTGTTCAGCAGCAGGCTAATACTCGAATCGCTGCGAAGTCGTTGTTCGATCTTCAGCACATCATCCTTTTGTGTCAGGTCTACCTTGAGCACTTCCACCTGAACGCCGTGCTCGGTGCGCAACTTGCTTGCTGCCGCTTCCAGTCGCTCTTGATCACGGGCGACCAATAACAAATCAAAACCA
It encodes the following:
- the fabF gene encoding beta-ketoacyl-ACP synthase II, with product MSDRRVVVTGMGLVSPLGSGVEAVWERLLAGRSGLRNLPDEVVADLPAKVGGVVPTAEEDAEAGFDPDRATPPKEQKKMDRFILFAMEAARQALEQAGWQALDAQAQERTATIIGSGVGGFGAIADAVRTTDSRGPRRLSPFTIPSFLVNLAAGHVSIQHGFKGPLGAPVTACAAGVQAIGDAARLIRCGEADIAVCGGAEASIDRVSLAGFAAARALSSGYNDTPERASRPFDSGRDGFVMGEGAGLLVIESLEHALARGAQPIAELVGYGTSADAFHLTAGPEDGNGARRAMSLALAQAGISPSQVQHLNAHATSTPVGDLGELAAIKSLFGSDNKVAVTSTKSATGHLLGAAGGIEAIFTLLAIRDQIVPATLNFENPDPAAQGVDIVHGKARPMAIEYALSNGFGFGGVNASVLFKRWQG
- a CDS encoding SDR family oxidoreductase, whose amino-acid sequence is MTSTQSQGTALVTGASSGIGAIYAERLAARGFDLLLVARDQERLEAAASKLRTEHGVQVEVLKVDLTQKDDVLKIEQRLRSDSSISLLLNNAGVASDGLLANADMDYLEKLIQLNVTTVTRLASAAAAGFAKAGRGSIINIASVVALFPERFNATYSASKAYVLSLTQSLNAELDGTGVKVQAVLPGVTRTEIWERSGIDASQIPAEMVMEAGEMVDAALSGLDQGELITIPSLPNASDWDDFVKARLVMAPNLSKSTAAARYK